Proteins encoded by one window of Kribbella flavida DSM 17836:
- a CDS encoding CDP-glycerol glycerophosphotransferase family protein has product MKIVYNAFGGRYCDNPRALYEELVARAPDHEHLWTAAPAYRQGFPAGVRTVPYGSDACIEALESADYVVSNDHLPLDWKKRSGTVFLQTWHGTPLKRIHHDVRWAPEGRLERLDEDVATWNHLLSPNRASTERLRTAFGFSGELHETGYPRNDLLSSPRQATVRAEVRDQLGIAEGTTAVLYTPTWRDDQVFAADQPDFTLQLDLDDFARRLGRDHVLLLRVHSMVADRLAVPAGAPVVDVSNFPDVRDLYAAADVLITDYSSTMFDFAVTGRPIVYFTYDLENYRDQLRGFYFDLAEVAPGPLLRTSADVVDALLDLDQVTASHRDAYAAFRQAFCHLEDGHATDRVIDRIFPDLTGATHPKPPQGGQYDQR; this is encoded by the coding sequence ATGAAGATCGTCTACAACGCCTTCGGCGGCCGGTACTGCGACAACCCGCGCGCGCTCTACGAGGAGCTCGTCGCCCGGGCCCCGGACCACGAGCACCTCTGGACCGCCGCACCGGCGTACCGGCAGGGCTTTCCGGCTGGGGTCCGGACCGTCCCGTACGGCAGCGACGCGTGCATCGAGGCGCTGGAGTCCGCCGACTACGTGGTGTCGAACGACCACCTCCCGCTCGATTGGAAGAAGCGGTCCGGCACCGTGTTCCTGCAGACCTGGCACGGCACTCCGCTGAAGCGCATCCACCACGACGTGCGCTGGGCCCCGGAAGGCAGGCTGGAGCGCCTCGACGAGGACGTCGCCACCTGGAACCACCTGCTGTCGCCGAACCGGGCGAGCACCGAGCGGCTACGCACCGCCTTCGGCTTCTCCGGCGAGCTGCACGAGACGGGGTACCCGCGCAACGACCTGCTCAGCTCACCGAGGCAGGCCACCGTGCGTGCCGAGGTCCGGGACCAGCTCGGCATTGCCGAGGGCACCACGGCGGTGCTCTACACGCCGACGTGGCGCGACGACCAGGTCTTCGCCGCGGACCAGCCGGACTTCACCCTGCAGCTCGACCTGGACGACTTCGCGCGCCGGCTCGGACGCGACCACGTGCTGCTGCTCAGGGTGCACAGCATGGTCGCCGACCGGCTCGCCGTACCGGCCGGGGCGCCGGTCGTGGACGTCTCGAACTTCCCCGACGTCCGTGACCTGTACGCCGCCGCGGACGTGCTGATCACCGACTACTCCTCGACGATGTTCGACTTCGCCGTCACCGGCCGGCCGATCGTGTACTTCACCTACGACCTGGAGAACTACCGCGATCAGCTGCGCGGGTTCTACTTCGATCTCGCGGAGGTCGCGCCCGGCCCGTTGCTGCGTACCAGCGCCGACGTCGTCGACGCCCTGCTCGACCTCGACCAGGTGACCGCGTCGCACCGGGACGCGTACGCGGCGTTCCGGCAGGCGTTCTGCCACCTGGAGGACGGTCACGCCACCGACCGCGTGATCGACCGCATCTTCCCGGACCTGACCGGGGCCACCCATCCGAAACCGCCACAAGGAGGCCAGTATGACCAGCGCTGA
- a CDS encoding NTP transferase domain-containing protein, whose protein sequence is MTSADTEQPSTGTRVQAVILAAGLGSRLGRDLPKPLTVLRDGRTILRHQLDALQSAFGEDHSVTLVVGYNAGHLMLAAPQAGFVQNPYYATTNTSKSLWRALRVSGPGGVLWMNGDVVFDPAVLDHIAEAIHADQSFVCVDTASVADEEVKYTVDAHGFIDQLSKTVTGGLGEAIGINYVSAWDKPTLIEHLARCDDNDYFERGIETAIAERGLKIRPLDISAYAAVEVDFEEDLARANLRCVPVPPSDAVPEMSA, encoded by the coding sequence ATGACCAGCGCTGACACCGAGCAGCCGAGCACCGGGACCAGGGTCCAGGCGGTCATTCTGGCCGCCGGCCTGGGGAGCCGTCTCGGTCGCGACCTGCCCAAGCCGCTCACCGTGCTGCGCGACGGGCGCACGATCCTGCGTCACCAGCTGGACGCGCTGCAGAGCGCGTTCGGCGAGGACCACTCGGTCACGCTGGTGGTCGGCTACAACGCCGGTCACCTGATGCTCGCCGCACCGCAGGCAGGCTTCGTGCAGAACCCGTACTACGCCACCACCAACACCAGCAAGAGCCTGTGGCGCGCGCTGCGGGTGTCCGGGCCGGGCGGCGTGCTGTGGATGAACGGCGACGTCGTCTTCGACCCCGCCGTGCTCGACCACATCGCGGAGGCGATCCACGCCGACCAGAGCTTCGTCTGCGTGGACACCGCGTCCGTCGCGGACGAGGAGGTCAAGTACACCGTCGACGCGCACGGCTTCATCGACCAGCTCTCCAAGACCGTGACCGGCGGGCTGGGCGAGGCGATCGGCATCAACTACGTCTCGGCCTGGGACAAGCCGACACTGATCGAGCACCTCGCCCGGTGCGACGACAACGACTACTTCGAGCGGGGCATCGAGACCGCGATCGCCGAGCGGGGACTGAAGATCCGCCCGCTCGACATCTCGGCCTACGCCGCGGTCGAGGTGGACTTCGAGGAGGACCTCGCCCGGGCGAACCTGCGCTGCGTACCGGTGCCGCCGTCGGACGCGGTCCCGGAGATGTCCGCCTAG
- a CDS encoding ABC-F family ATP-binding cassette domain-containing protein: protein MNVSLTCSDLFFAWPDGDVLFDGLSFALGPVRSGLVGRNGAGKSTLLRLVAGRLTPQRGSIRVTGELGYLPQDLTLDTALRVDAALGIDGVRQAITAIEQGDASERNFARVGDDWDVEERAEALLGRLGLGAIGLDRHVGELSGGETILLGLAAELLRRPDVLLLDEPTNNLDLRARRHLYDAVDAFRGALLIVSHDRELLDRVDQIGDLRKGDLTWYGGNLTAYEQAVAVEQEAAERMLRTAESDVRKQKRDLIEARMKMDRRRAAGQRAFESGSVSKMAAGALKRSAQVSAGKHLDLHSGRLDAAQEALAEAEEKVHDDDHIRVDLPDTNVPAGRIVLRLEDHALPTGLRATVEIRGPERIALVGPNGAGKSTLLHAVTGEALPLVPYRLLPQRLDLLRDELSIVENLALLAPGADNNERRARLARFLFRGRAADQPVRTLSGGERFRATLAALLLAEPPPQLLMLDEPTNNLDLASVDQLRDALASYRGALLIASHDVPFLREIGITRWLAIEGDELAEIDAL from the coding sequence ATGAACGTATCCCTGACCTGCAGTGACCTCTTTTTCGCCTGGCCGGACGGCGACGTGCTGTTCGACGGCCTTTCCTTCGCGCTCGGGCCGGTCCGGTCCGGGCTGGTCGGGCGCAACGGCGCCGGCAAGTCGACGCTGCTCCGGCTCGTCGCCGGCCGGCTGACCCCGCAACGCGGCTCGATCCGGGTCACCGGCGAGCTCGGCTACCTCCCGCAGGACCTGACCCTGGACACGGCGCTGCGTGTCGACGCCGCCCTCGGCATCGACGGCGTCCGGCAGGCCATCACCGCGATCGAGCAGGGCGACGCCTCCGAGCGCAACTTCGCCCGGGTCGGTGACGACTGGGACGTCGAGGAACGTGCCGAGGCGCTGCTCGGCCGGCTCGGCCTCGGCGCGATCGGCCTGGACCGTCACGTCGGCGAACTGTCCGGCGGCGAGACGATCCTGCTCGGGCTGGCCGCCGAACTGCTGCGCCGCCCCGACGTCCTGCTGCTCGACGAACCCACCAACAACCTCGACCTGCGGGCCAGGCGGCACCTGTACGACGCGGTGGACGCGTTCCGCGGGGCGCTGCTGATCGTCAGCCACGACCGTGAACTGCTCGACCGGGTCGACCAGATCGGCGACCTGCGCAAGGGTGACCTGACCTGGTACGGCGGCAACCTGACGGCGTACGAGCAGGCGGTCGCGGTCGAGCAGGAGGCGGCCGAGCGGATGCTGCGCACGGCCGAGTCCGACGTGCGCAAGCAGAAGCGCGACCTGATCGAGGCACGGATGAAGATGGACCGCCGCCGGGCTGCCGGGCAGCGCGCGTTCGAGTCCGGCAGCGTCTCGAAGATGGCCGCCGGCGCGCTGAAACGGTCGGCGCAGGTGTCGGCCGGCAAGCACCTCGACCTGCACAGCGGACGGCTGGACGCGGCTCAGGAAGCCCTTGCCGAGGCCGAGGAGAAGGTGCACGACGACGACCACATCCGGGTGGACCTGCCGGACACGAACGTGCCCGCCGGCCGGATCGTGCTGCGCCTGGAGGACCACGCCCTGCCGACCGGGCTGCGCGCCACCGTGGAGATCCGCGGTCCGGAGCGGATCGCACTGGTCGGCCCGAACGGCGCGGGCAAGTCCACCCTGCTGCACGCGGTCACCGGCGAAGCGCTTCCTCTGGTCCCGTACCGGCTGTTGCCGCAGCGGCTGGACCTGCTCCGCGACGAGCTGTCCATCGTGGAGAACTTGGCTCTGCTCGCGCCCGGGGCGGACAACAACGAGCGCAGGGCGCGGCTGGCCCGGTTCCTGTTCCGTGGCCGGGCCGCCGACCAGCCCGTCCGCACGCTGTCCGGCGGCGAGCGCTTCCGGGCCACGCTGGCCGCCCTGCTGCTCGCCGAACCGCCCCCGCAGCTGCTGATGCTGGACGAGCCGACGAACAACCTCGACCTGGCCAGCGTCGACCAGTTGCGCGACGCGCTGGCGTCGTACCGCGGGGCGCTGCTGATCGCCAGCCACGACGTGCCGTTCCTGCGCGAGATCGGCATCACCCGCTGGCTGGCGATCGAGGGCGACGAGCTGGCCGAGATCGACGCCCTCTGA